A genomic window from Triticum urartu cultivar G1812 chromosome 7, Tu2.1, whole genome shotgun sequence includes:
- the LOC125518798 gene encoding uncharacterized protein LOC125518798 isoform X1 → MAGEEAAEGSGNRRRMDLNLYLGLPPLPRPPGRLGVAMDCPPPPNSAIPVPESPRTDEPAVLPAPEEMPPLPVVYSPSNALSTPELSLIDPMLFDWLDGLSTDSEEALDAGEPAVVRDAPSHDANVSPPPPAPLSLPGLEGVRLEWVERLSHPILVAPAAGAEMVSTRVMRQSMGAVNAIEDMTPELRLQRLIQVSEQHHIVNRNQRPTSPEAERLAQAIQRSHSSLDASRRQKLDGDGKMTGMGAVKKDGNCGCNSSFECNICLEAAKEPVVTPCGHLFCWPCLYQWLHGHSAHSECPVCKGEVLEVNVTPIYGRGGGERDASSNDVPPRPRANRSESLRQQLQMPDPRGIASMVRRLIENQDIVRGQAAPPAGGVEVTVLPAARSRARVRRQQRHSLVSPSPIMLRASNAAPESGNQVRLPSSNSVNAAPTVTQQSSSMEQASTSSTLAVIVGQAAQSRRSRPSESTTTRRTRRRQQQ, encoded by the coding sequence ATGGCGGGGGAGGAGGCCGCGGAGGGAAGCGGGAACAGGAGGCGGATGGATCTAAACCTGTACCTGGGCCTCCCTCCATTGCCGCGGCCTCCAGGTCGGCTGGGCGTAGCTATGGATTGCCCGCCGCCGCCCAACTCGGCCATTCCGGTTCCGGAATCTCCAAGAACGGATGAGCCTGCAGTATTACCGGCACCAGAGGAGATGCCGCCACTGCCCGTTGTATACTCGCCGTCCAATGCGCTCTCCACGCCGGAGCTATCGCTGATAGATCCGATGCTCTTTGATTGGCTTGATGGCCTCAGTACGGACAGTGAAGAGGCTCTTGATGCTGGTGAACCGGCTGTGGTGCGCGACGCGCCCTCACATGATGCCAATGTATCACCACCGCCGCCAGCGCCATTGTCTCTTCCTGGGCTGGAAGGGGTTCGCCTTGAATGGGTGGAAAGGCTTTCTCACCCTATTCTGGTGGCTCCTGCAGCCGGAGCAGAGATGGTGAGCACGAGGGTGATGAGGCAATCTATGGGGGCTGTGAATGCAATTGAAGACATGACGCCTGAGCTCCGCCTGCAGAGGTTGATCCAGGTGAGTGAACAGCACCACATTGTGAACCGCAACCAGCGGCCGACCAGCCCAGAAGCAGAAAGACTGGCGCAAGCCATCCAGCGGTCTCACAGCTCTCTAGATGCATCAAGGCGGCAGAAGCTCGATGGTGATGGCAAGATGACAGGAATGGGTGCCGTCAAGAAGGACGGGAACTGTGGGTGCAACTCCAGTTTCGAGTGCAATATCTGCCTTGAAGCGGCTAAAGAGCCTGTGGTTACACCGTGCGGCCACCTCTTCTGCTGGCCATGCTTGTACCAGTGGCTCCATGGACATTCAGCCCACTCTGAGTGCCCTGTCTGCAAGGGAGAGGTGCTCGAAGTAAATGTCACACCAATATATGGAAGAGGAGGCGGTGAACGGGACGCCTCCAGCAATGATGTTCCTCCCAGACCACGCGCAAACAGGAGTGAGAGCTTGAGGCAGCAGCTGCAAATGCCAGACCCAAGAGGCATTGCAAGCATGGTGAGACGGTTGATAGAAAACCAGGATATAGTGAGAGGCCAGGCAGCTCCACCTGCAGGCGGGGTTGAGGTGACTGTACTTCCCGCAGCCCGGTCAAGGGCTAGGGTACGGAGACAGCAAAGACACAGTCTTGTTTCACCCTCCCCAATAATGCTGCGTGCAAGCAACGCGGCCCCTGAGAGTGGCAATCAGGTCCGATTGCCGTCTTCTAATTCCGTTAATGCTGCACCCACAGTTACTCAGCAGTCGTCATCCATGGAGCAGGCATCGACTTCTAGCACCCTGGCTGTTATAGTGGGACaggcagcccaaagtaggaggtCCAGACCTTCGGAGTCCACAACCACAAGAAGAACAAGGAGGAGGCAGCAGCAGTAG
- the LOC125518798 gene encoding uncharacterized protein LOC125518798 isoform X2, which yields MAGEEAAEGSGNRRRMDLNLYLGLPPLPRPPGRLGVAMDCPPPPNSAIPVPESPRTDEPAVLPAPEEMPPLPVVYSPSNALSTPELSLIDPMLFDWLDGLSTDSEEALDAGEPAVVRDAPSHDANVSPPPPAPLSLPGLEGVRLEWVERLSHPILVAPAAGAEMVSTRVMRQSMGAVNAIEDMTPELRLQRLIQVSEQHHIVNRNQRPTSPEAERLAQAIQRSHSSLDASRRQKLDGDGKMTGMGAVKKDGNCGCNSSFECNICLEAAKEPVVTPCGHLFCWPCLYQWLHGHSAHSECPVCKGEVLEVNVTPIYGRGGGERDASSNDVPPRPRANRSESLRQQLQMPDPRGIASMVRRLIENQDIVRGQAAPPAGGVEVTVLPAARSRARVRRQQRHSLVSPSPIMLRASNAAPESGNQASTSSTLAVIVGQAAQSRRSRPSESTTTRRTRRRQQQ from the exons ATGGCGGGGGAGGAGGCCGCGGAGGGAAGCGGGAACAGGAGGCGGATGGATCTAAACCTGTACCTGGGCCTCCCTCCATTGCCGCGGCCTCCAGGTCGGCTGGGCGTAGCTATGGATTGCCCGCCGCCGCCCAACTCGGCCATTCCGGTTCCGGAATCTCCAAGAACGGATGAGCCTGCAGTATTACCGGCACCAGAGGAGATGCCGCCACTGCCCGTTGTATACTCGCCGTCCAATGCGCTCTCCACGCCGGAGCTATCGCTGATAGATCCGATGCTCTTTGATTGGCTTGATGGCCTCAGTACGGACAGTGAAGAGGCTCTTGATGCTGGTGAACCGGCTGTGGTGCGCGACGCGCCCTCACATGATGCCAATGTATCACCACCGCCGCCAGCGCCATTGTCTCTTCCTGGGCTGGAAGGGGTTCGCCTTGAATGGGTGGAAAGGCTTTCTCACCCTATTCTGGTGGCTCCTGCAGCCGGAGCAGAGATGGTGAGCACGAGGGTGATGAGGCAATCTATGGGGGCTGTGAATGCAATTGAAGACATGACGCCTGAGCTCCGCCTGCAGAGGTTGATCCAGGTGAGTGAACAGCACCACATTGTGAACCGCAACCAGCGGCCGACCAGCCCAGAAGCAGAAAGACTGGCGCAAGCCATCCAGCGGTCTCACAGCTCTCTAGATGCATCAAGGCGGCAGAAGCTCGATGGTGATGGCAAGATGACAGGAATGGGTGCCGTCAAGAAGGACGGGAACTGTGGGTGCAACTCCAGTTTCGAGTGCAATATCTGCCTTGAAGCGGCTAAAGAGCCTGTGGTTACACCGTGCGGCCACCTCTTCTGCTGGCCATGCTTGTACCAGTGGCTCCATGGACATTCAGCCCACTCTGAGTGCCCTGTCTGCAAGGGAGAGGTGCTCGAAGTAAATGTCACACCAATATATGGAAGAGGAGGCGGTGAACGGGACGCCTCCAGCAATGATGTTCCTCCCAGACCACGCGCAAACAGGAGTGAGAGCTTGAGGCAGCAGCTGCAAATGCCAGACCCAAGAGGCATTGCAAGCATGGTGAGACGGTTGATAGAAAACCAGGATATAGTGAGAGGCCAGGCAGCTCCACCTGCAGGCGGGGTTGAGGTGACTGTACTTCCCGCAGCCCGGTCAAGGGCTAGGGTACGGAGACAGCAAAGACACAGTCTTGTTTCACCCTCCCCAATAATGCTGCGTGCAAGCAACGCGGCCCCTGAGAGTGGCAATCAG GCATCGACTTCTAGCACCCTGGCTGTTATAGTGGGACaggcagcccaaagtaggaggtCCAGACCTTCGGAGTCCACAACCACAAGAAGAACAAGGAGGAGGCAGCAGCAGTAG